A portion of the Ascaphus truei isolate aAscTru1 chromosome 14, aAscTru1.hap1, whole genome shotgun sequence genome contains these proteins:
- the MEN1 gene encoding LOW QUALITY PROTEIN: menin (The sequence of the model RefSeq protein was modified relative to this genomic sequence to represent the inferred CDS: inserted 1 base in 1 codon), with the protein MGLLPSQKSFFPLRSLDSLVALFRWELSRPEPDLALLSLALGFVEHFLAVNRVVPTNITDIGHGAPSAVAKIGGDGTVVGSGEPTNKGPREGTRAEQRKRGTRGELAKKGSTGGRARKESEVSLGDTGAILTKEVIRAGRGSSEGRKAKESVCEESSNTGESVGTVQRKESAVTSGENAEGEPAWQGVSYFPILELSVAQALHARFTAQTRGAVDLSCYPREGGVSGRELIRRVSDVIWNGLSRSYFKDRAHIQSLFSFVTGTKLDSPGVAFAVVAACQALGLADVHLALSEDHAWVVFGRDGEQTAEVTWHGKGNEDRRGQSVSAGVSEKSWLYLNGRYLRCDRHMEVAFMVCAINPSIDAHTDSLELLQLQQKLLWVLYDGGHLDKYPMALGNLADLEDLDSTPGHLKPLELYHKAVNSSRIHYENQHLYPHIYLAAYHCRNKNARDALRAWAETAAVIQEYNYCREDEEIYKDLFDVAXDLIPNLLKEAAMSPDSRAGSGVQDPSCFAHLLRFYDGICKWEEGSPTPVLHVGWATFLVQSLGRFDAQVRQQVTLASSDLSHEDDDPDDTRRRGPRRESKPEETPAPLPYRGPSHEQGEEAELARVLTLSFQSQKMRGMKELLVSGKVNSSAIKLQLTAQSQVQPKRVRGSGVRDYNLGYLKRQRKGV; encoded by the exons ATGGGCCTCCTCCCCTCCCAGAAGTCTTTCTTCCCCCTGCGCTCGCTGGACTCCCTTGTCGCTCTCTTTCGATGGGAGCTGTCACGCCCTGAGCCTGACCTGGCCCTGCTGTCTCTTGCTCTCGGCTTCGTTGAACACTTCCTGGCCGTCAATCGTGTAGTGCCCACCAACATTACTGACATTGGGCACGGGGCTCCCTCGGCTGTCGCCAAAATTGGTGGAGATGGAACTGTGGTGGGCAGTGGAGAACCCACTAACAAAGGACCCAGAGAGGGCACtagggcagagcagaggaagaGAGGGACCAGGGGCGAGTTGGCAAAAAAGGGTTCCACTGGAGGGCGTGCAAGGAAAGAAAGCGAGGTCAGTCTCGGGGACACAGGAGCAATCCTGACCAAGGAGGTCATCAGGGCGGGAAGAGGGAGCTCTGAGGGAAGAAAGGCTAAGGAGTCAGTGTGCGAAGAGAGCAGCAATACAGGGGAGAGTGTAGGGACAGTACAAAGGAAGGAGAGTGCAGTGACATCgggtgagaatgcagaaggtgaGCCGGCCTGGCAGGGGGTTTCATACTTCCCAATACTGGAGCTATCGGTGGCGCAGGCCCTGCATGCTCGCTTCACGGCACAGACCCGTGGGGCGGTGGATCTGTCCTGTTACCCAAGGGAAGGGGGAGTTTCCGGCCGGGAGCTGATACGGAGGGTGTCGGACGTCATCTGGAATGGGCTGAGCCGCTCCTACTTCAAAGACAGGGCGCATATACAATCGCTGTTCAGCTTCGTGACag GCACAAAGCTGGACTCCCCCGGAGTGGCCTTCGCGGTGGTGGCCGCCTGCCAAGCTCTGGGTCTCGCTGACGTTCACCTGGCACTCTCGGAAGACCACGCCTGGGTGGTGTTTGGGAGAGACGGGGAACAGACGGCAGAAGTGACCTGGCACGGGAAGGGTAACGAGGACCGGAGAGGGCAGTCTGTGAGCGCCGGGGTCTCGGAGAAG agCTGGTTGTATTTAAATGGCCGGTACCTGCGCTGTGACCGTCACATGGAAGTGGCCTTCATGGTTTGTGCCATTAACCCTTCGATAGACGCTCACACTGACAGCCTGGAGTTACTGCAGCTGCAGCAG AAGCTGCTGTGGGTGCTGTATGATGGAGGTCATCTGGACAA gtACCCGATGGCTCTGGGTAATTTGGCTGATCTCGAAGATTTGGATTCAACCCCTGGACATCTCAAACCTCTTGAACTGTATCACAAA GCTGTAAACTCTTCTCGGATACACTATGAGAATCAGCATTTATATCCTCACATATATCTGGCCGCGTATCACTGCCGAAATAAGAACGCACGTGATGCGCTGAGAGCCTGGGCCGAGACTGCTGCTGTCATTCAGGA ATATAATTACTGCCGGGAGGATGAGGAGATATATAAGGATCTCTTTGATGTTG ACGATCTCATACCCAACCTGTTGAAAGAGGCGGCGATGTCGCCGGACAGTCGG GCTGGTTCTGGTGTTCAGGATCCTTCGTGCTTTGCGCACCTCCTCCGTTTTTACGACGGGATCTGTAAATGGGAAGAGGGGAGCCCTACGCCCGTCTTGCACGTGGGGTGGGCCACCTTCCTCGTGCAGTCATTGGGGAGGTTTGATGCACAG GTCCGGCAGCAGGTGACACTAGCGAGCTCAGATCTTTCTCACGAGGACGATGACCCCGACGACACCAGGAGAAGGGGGCCCCGGCGGGAGTCCAAGCCCGAGGagacccccgctccccttccttaCCGGGGACCCTCGCATGAGCAGGGGGAGGAAGCAGAGCTTGCACGAGTGCTAACGCTCAGCTTCCAGAGTCAGAAGATGAGGGGGATGAAGGAACTGCTGGTGTCGGGAAAAGTCAACTCCAGCGCGATAAAACTGCAGCTCACAGCTCAGTCACAAGTGCAGCCGAAGAGGGTCCGGGGGTCCGGCGTACGCGACTACAACCTGGGATATCTGAAGAGGCAGCgcaagggggtgtga